From the Bacteroidota bacterium genome, one window contains:
- the nuoK gene encoding NADH-quinone oxidoreductase subunit NuoK, whose protein sequence is MENVTRVIQLIPLNYYVLLSTMLFSIGVIGVLFRRNAIVIFMCVELMLNAVNLLLAAFSAYHSDPAGQVFVFFIMAVAAAEVAVGLAILTMIYRNTGSVDINFLNRLKW, encoded by the coding sequence ATGGAAAACGTAACCAGGGTCATTCAACTCATTCCGTTAAATTATTATGTACTCTTGAGTACAATGTTGTTTAGCATTGGCGTAATCGGCGTGTTGTTTCGCCGAAATGCGATTGTTATTTTTATGTGCGTGGAATTGATGTTGAATGCAGTTAATCTTTTGCTCGCCGCTTTTTCCGCCTATCATTCAGACCCGGCCGGACAGGTTTTTGTATTCTTTATCATGGCAGTAGCGGCTGCTGAAGTGGCTGTAGGACTTGCCATTCTTACGATGATCTACCGGAACACGGGTTCCGTTGATATCAATTTCCTCAACAGGCTGAAATGGTAG
- the acs gene encoding acetate--CoA ligase, protein MSYPYQIKTPDEYQSAYRKSVNDPEGFWADIASNFYWRKRWDKVLDWNFKDPSIKWFSGGKLNITENCLDRHLGSIGNKPAIIWEPNDPEEHHRVITYRDLYHKVVQFANVLKNNGVKKGDRVCLYMGMVPELAISVLACARIGAVHSVIFGGFSAQSIADRLQDAQAEFIITCDGAFRGNKEIPLKSVIDDALVQCKFVKRVIVLTRTRTPVSMIKGRDVWWEDEIKKVETMGNPDCPAEEMDSEDELFILYTSGSTGKPKGVVHTCGGYMVYTTYSFVNVFQYKPGDIHFCTADIGWITGHSYIVYGPLGAGATTLLFEGVPTWPDAGRFWDVVDKFKVNILYTAPTAIRSLMGFGLGPVQDKDLSSLKVLGTVGEPINEEAWHWYDEFIGKKKCPIVDTWWQTETGGIMISNMAGITPGKPSYATLPLPGIQPILVDETGKEIEGNNVSGNLCIRFPWPSIIRTTYGDHERCRLNYFAAYPGQYFTGDGCLRDEFGNYRITGRVDDVLNVSGHRIGTAEVENAINMHAGVVESAVVGYPHDIKGQGIYAYVIYSGTHGDENLTRQDIALTVTRIIGPIARPDKIQFVNGLPKTRSGKIMRRILRKIAEGEMENLGDTTTLLDPGVVDEIKTGKI, encoded by the coding sequence ATGTCCTATCCATATCAGATCAAGACTCCCGACGAATACCAATCTGCCTACCGTAAAAGTGTAAATGATCCGGAAGGATTCTGGGCAGATATTGCTTCGAATTTTTATTGGCGTAAACGTTGGGACAAAGTTCTGGATTGGAATTTCAAAGATCCTTCCATCAAATGGTTCAGTGGTGGCAAATTAAATATTACTGAGAACTGTCTGGATCGTCATCTCGGTTCAATCGGAAATAAACCTGCTATCATCTGGGAGCCCAATGATCCGGAAGAACACCACCGTGTAATCACCTATCGTGATCTCTACCACAAGGTTGTTCAGTTTGCAAATGTGCTGAAGAACAATGGCGTAAAAAAAGGAGATCGCGTGTGCCTTTACATGGGCATGGTACCCGAACTGGCAATTTCCGTTCTTGCCTGTGCCCGGATAGGCGCTGTTCATTCCGTGATTTTCGGTGGCTTTAGCGCGCAGAGTATTGCTGATCGTCTGCAGGACGCCCAGGCTGAATTTATCATTACCTGTGATGGTGCTTTTCGTGGCAATAAAGAAATTCCATTGAAAAGTGTCATTGATGACGCGCTTGTTCAATGCAAATTTGTAAAACGTGTCATCGTCCTTACACGTACGCGTACTCCTGTGAGTATGATCAAAGGGCGTGATGTATGGTGGGAAGATGAAATCAAGAAAGTTGAAACCATGGGCAATCCGGATTGTCCGGCGGAAGAAATGGACTCTGAAGATGAATTGTTCATTTTGTACACCTCCGGATCCACCGGCAAACCGAAAGGAGTTGTACATACCTGTGGTGGTTATATGGTTTATACGACTTACTCCTTTGTAAACGTCTTTCAATACAAACCAGGAGACATCCATTTTTGTACAGCTGACATCGGATGGATTACAGGTCACAGTTACATCGTATACGGACCTCTCGGAGCCGGTGCAACAACATTATTGTTCGAAGGTGTGCCCACCTGGCCTGATGCAGGAAGGTTCTGGGATGTTGTAGATAAGTTCAAAGTAAATATTCTCTATACTGCACCAACTGCAATCCGTTCTTTGATGGGATTTGGTTTGGGACCGGTACAGGATAAAGATTTATCATCCCTCAAGGTGCTTGGAACAGTTGGTGAACCAATTAACGAAGAAGCCTGGCATTGGTACGATGAATTTATTGGAAAGAAAAAATGCCCTATTGTAGATACCTGGTGGCAAACGGAGACGGGCGGAATTATGATCTCCAATATGGCTGGAATCACACCCGGAAAACCTTCCTATGCCACCCTCCCATTACCAGGAATACAACCGATACTGGTAGATGAAACCGGAAAAGAAATTGAAGGCAATAATGTGAGCGGAAACCTTTGTATTCGCTTTCCATGGCCATCTATTATACGTACAACCTATGGAGATCATGAACGTTGTCGCCTGAATTATTTCGCTGCCTATCCCGGACAATATTTCACCGGTGATGGGTGCTTACGTGATGAATTCGGAAATTACAGAATCACCGGCAGGGTCGATGATGTATTAAATGTAAGCGGACACCGGATCGGTACTGCTGAGGTTGAAAATGCTATCAACATGCATGCAGGTGTTGTCGAAAGTGCTGTGGTTGGTTATCCGCACGACATTAAAGGCCAGGGAATTTACGCTTATGTAATTTATAGTGGAACTCATGGGGATGAAAATCTGACTCGTCAGGATATCGCCTTGACGGTAACCCGGATCATCGGTCCTATCGCAAGGCCTGACAAAATTCAATTTGTAAACGGACTGCCCAAAACACGTAGTGGAAAAATCATGCGCAGGATTTTGAGAAAAATCGCTGAGGGAGAAATGGAAAATCTGGGCGATACAACTACACTTCTTGATCCGGGAGTAGTAGACGAAATTAAAACAGGCAAAATATAA
- a CDS encoding DUF2807 domain-containing protein, which translates to MKSKLTAVLFLLFSFSSFGCTIEGSGKVITELRNLPAFTGIDLRNTANVYVSQGDVQEIKIEAEDNIVPLLLTEIKNDELIIYCKDDIHTKRVINIYITVKNLCLMELSGSGSMVARSQFNCDHMNIRLSGSGDIKANVIAKSLKATLSGSGNMELAGSSAESDLRISGSGDMNAQLMKSFTSSISISGSGNSKVDVANDLTVNISGSGNVFYLSEPGHMQSRITGSGMIQKI; encoded by the coding sequence ATGAAATCTAAATTAACCGCTGTTCTCTTTCTGCTTTTTTCGTTTTCTTCATTCGGATGCACGATTGAAGGATCCGGAAAGGTTATAACAGAATTACGAAATCTTCCGGCATTCACAGGGATTGATTTGCGCAATACAGCAAATGTATACGTTAGCCAGGGAGATGTTCAGGAAATCAAAATTGAAGCGGAAGATAATATTGTTCCCTTGCTTTTAACAGAGATTAAAAATGACGAGTTGATTATTTATTGCAAGGATGATATTCATACCAAACGTGTAATAAATATTTATATCACTGTGAAAAATTTATGTCTCATGGAACTGTCAGGCTCCGGAAGTATGGTTGCCCGCAGCCAATTCAATTGCGACCACATGAACATCCGCCTCTCCGGCTCGGGTGATATAAAAGCAAATGTGATTGCGAAGTCGTTAAAAGCTACATTGTCGGGATCCGGAAATATGGAGCTTGCCGGCAGCTCGGCAGAATCAGATCTTCGTATCAGTGGTTCAGGCGACATGAACGCGCAATTGATGAAATCATTTACCAGTTCAATTTCCATCAGCGGAAGCGGAAACAGTAAGGTAGATGTTGCGAACGATCTTACTGTAAATATTTCAGGTAGTGGAAACGTATTTTACCTTTCCGAACCCGGTCATATGCAGTCCAGAATTACCGGGTCAGGAATGATTCAAAAGATATAG
- a CDS encoding DUF2807 domain-containing protein, producing MLRKLLFAGIIQLGCLTAFSQSMETRQVEPFTGIKIESVAKVHLRQDANQSVQIVNNGIAGHVETRVNNGVLRIDGGPDAELYIAIPKFERASIEGRGEIIGESPINGDDMQFDIGGDGKIKMEVHARQVRADISGLGKITLNGTADHAEINISGSGKVDAIDLTVKTCKASISGLGKCLIDVTDDLDAQISGSGNVTYKNPPKNIQRNVSGIGHISDVGSSNAKADTTHLTLGTTEVLIIGRKDSLKTYKKHESKPIWGGFEMGFNSWVNADGKFEVPQGYSALDLREEKSVSVGLNLIQKNIQFGKSNVWFMTGLGVTWNNYRFKNNVSLNSSEPISANIDSVSDINYVKSKLVASYLMAPLMIEVFTSKKMKNAFHLGVGGMVGVRLGSHTKIKYEQDGNVHKPKTYDSFNLNPFRYGVRVAAGYGHFNVFADYYMSTVFKDKQGPTLYPVNFGITLAGW from the coding sequence ATGTTACGTAAACTTCTCTTCGCAGGTATCATACAACTTGGATGCCTTACTGCATTTTCACAATCCATGGAAACTCGCCAGGTAGAGCCTTTCACAGGAATTAAAATTGAATCGGTTGCAAAAGTTCATTTGCGCCAGGATGCAAATCAAAGTGTTCAGATCGTCAACAATGGCATTGCGGGTCATGTTGAAACACGGGTTAATAATGGTGTGCTTCGCATTGATGGTGGTCCGGATGCGGAATTGTACATCGCGATCCCAAAATTTGAACGCGCGAGCATTGAAGGCCGCGGTGAGATCATTGGCGAGTCACCAATTAATGGCGATGACATGCAATTTGATATCGGCGGTGATGGGAAAATTAAAATGGAGGTTCATGCACGTCAGGTACGTGCGGATATTTCCGGACTTGGTAAAATCACACTCAACGGTACAGCTGATCATGCGGAGATAAATATTTCCGGCTCAGGAAAAGTTGATGCGATTGATCTTACCGTGAAAACATGCAAAGCATCCATTTCTGGATTGGGAAAATGCTTGATAGATGTTACGGATGATCTGGATGCTCAAATTAGTGGTAGCGGGAATGTGACATATAAAAACCCGCCAAAAAATATTCAAAGAAATGTGTCGGGTATAGGTCATATTTCTGATGTAGGTTCAAGCAACGCGAAAGCAGATACCACTCATCTTACATTAGGTACTACTGAAGTGTTGATTATTGGAAGAAAAGATTCTCTCAAAACGTATAAGAAACATGAATCGAAGCCGATTTGGGGAGGATTTGAAATGGGATTCAATTCCTGGGTAAATGCTGACGGGAAATTTGAAGTGCCGCAGGGTTACAGCGCGCTTGATCTCCGTGAAGAGAAATCGGTTTCGGTTGGACTGAATCTTATTCAGAAGAACATTCAGTTTGGTAAAAGCAATGTTTGGTTCATGACGGGATTGGGCGTGACCTGGAACAATTATCGTTTCAAAAATAATGTTTCATTAAATTCATCAGAACCCATTTCAGCGAATATTGATTCTGTTTCCGACATCAATTACGTAAAATCAAAACTAGTCGCAAGTTATCTGATGGCTCCACTGATGATTGAAGTCTTTACAAGCAAAAAAATGAAAAACGCATTTCACCTGGGTGTAGGAGGAATGGTAGGTGTTCGTTTGGGTTCACATACGAAAATAAAATATGAACAAGACGGAAATGTACATAAACCGAAAACGTATGATAGCTTTAATCTGAATCCATTCCGTTACGGTGTGAGAGTGGCAGCCGGTTATGGACATTTTAACGTGTTCGCGGATTATTACATGAGTACAGTGTTTAAAGACAAACAGGGCCCGACGTTATATCCTGTGAATTTTGGAATTACACTTGCCGGTTGGTGA
- a CDS encoding RNA polymerase sigma factor: MTTQEYNQCVDQHADGVYRFILKNMRDEDEAHDVVQDAFEKMWRNVEKVDGAKAKSYLFTTAYHTMIDRIRKKKHLSDYTEVTEDSLFHTEQYSDLKQVLNKAINLLPEKQKAVITLRDYEGYSYDEIGKITGMSESQVKVYIYRARVFLKEYIGSLERVV, translated from the coding sequence ATGACCACACAGGAGTACAATCAATGCGTAGACCAGCACGCCGATGGTGTGTATCGCTTCATCCTTAAAAACATGAGGGATGAAGATGAGGCGCACGATGTTGTGCAGGATGCTTTTGAAAAAATGTGGAGAAATGTCGAAAAGGTGGATGGAGCAAAAGCAAAAAGTTATTTGTTTACAACTGCTTATCATACGATGATCGACAGGATCAGGAAAAAGAAGCATCTAAGTGATTATACAGAAGTAACGGAAGATAGTTTGTTTCATACAGAGCAGTATTCCGATTTGAAACAAGTCCTGAACAAAGCGATAAATCTTCTTCCGGAAAAACAAAAAGCGGTAATTACACTCAGGGATTATGAAGGATACAGTTATGATGAGATCGGGAAAATAACCGGTATGAGCGAATCTCAAGTCAAAGTGTACATCTACCGAGCGCGGGTATTTTTAAAAGAATATATAGGATCATTGGAAAGAGTAGTATAA
- a CDS encoding L-serine ammonia-lyase, with translation MTEQEQISVFDMFKIGIGPSSSHTLGPWRAAKLFLESLEKNGLTMTVRAIQVHLFGSLAKTGKGHGTDIAIELGLCDFDPVTFDVNSITPTINEIARVKKLNLASKNNIDFDPAKDLLFHFSESLPYHPNAMTLKAKIKDGSDFEETYYSVGGGFVVKDGEVPGQSNKRVILKYPVNTSAELMKHCETQGLSVSQVVLENEDSWRSESDVRTGVMNIWKVMTECIYRGCHASGELPGGLKVTRRAAELNKKLIGNKSYSSFEEWVSLIRSGGNNFKYILDWVTCFALSVNEENASFGRVVTAPTNGAAGVIPAVLMYYYLFMSPNVSGTKENIAQLEDELIRFLLTASEIGSIFKKGATISAAMGGCQAEIGVSSAMAAGALTERMGGSPQQAMMAAEIAMEHHLGLTCDPIRGLVQIPCIERNTMGAMKAITAAQLALNSDPSNAKVSLDDVVKTMWHTALDMNHKFKETAEGGLATAVPISLSEC, from the coding sequence ATGACAGAACAAGAACAGATTTCAGTATTTGACATGTTTAAAATTGGTATCGGACCATCCAGTTCGCATACCCTGGGGCCTTGGCGAGCCGCAAAATTATTTCTTGAATCCCTGGAAAAAAACGGGCTGACAATGACTGTTCGTGCAATCCAGGTTCACTTGTTTGGTTCGCTTGCAAAAACCGGTAAAGGACATGGAACAGACATCGCGATAGAATTAGGTTTGTGCGATTTTGATCCTGTCACTTTTGATGTCAACAGCATTACACCCACAATCAACGAAATCGCAAGGGTTAAAAAACTGAATCTGGCTTCTAAGAACAATATTGATTTTGATCCTGCCAAAGATTTACTTTTTCATTTTTCAGAAAGTCTGCCTTACCATCCGAATGCAATGACTTTGAAAGCTAAAATCAAAGATGGTTCTGACTTTGAAGAAACCTATTATTCAGTAGGTGGTGGATTTGTTGTCAAAGACGGAGAAGTTCCGGGGCAATCCAACAAAAGAGTCATTCTGAAATATCCAGTCAACACTTCGGCTGAGCTCATGAAGCATTGCGAAACTCAGGGTTTGTCAGTATCCCAGGTGGTTTTGGAAAATGAAGACAGCTGGCGGAGTGAATCGGATGTTCGTACAGGTGTAATGAATATCTGGAAAGTAATGACTGAATGCATTTATCGTGGATGCCATGCTTCAGGCGAATTACCCGGAGGATTAAAAGTAACCCGCCGTGCGGCTGAACTGAATAAAAAATTAATTGGCAATAAATCATATTCCTCTTTCGAGGAATGGGTCAGCCTTATTCGTTCAGGCGGTAATAACTTCAAATATATTCTTGACTGGGTTACTTGTTTTGCACTTTCTGTCAATGAAGAAAATGCTTCCTTTGGTCGGGTAGTAACTGCTCCAACCAATGGCGCTGCCGGAGTAATTCCCGCCGTACTCATGTATTATTACTTATTCATGAGTCCGAATGTCAGTGGAACAAAAGAAAATATTGCTCAATTGGAAGATGAATTGATCAGGTTCTTGTTGACTGCATCAGAGATTGGAAGCATTTTCAAAAAAGGTGCTACGATTTCTGCAGCTATGGGTGGATGTCAGGCTGAAATCGGTGTTTCTTCCGCGATGGCTGCAGGCGCGTTGACCGAACGCATGGGTGGTAGTCCGCAACAAGCCATGATGGCCGCGGAAATCGCGATGGAACATCATCTTGGACTTACCTGTGATCCGATTCGTGGATTGGTACAAATTCCATGCATTGAACGAAACACCATGGGAGCCATGAAAGCAATTACTGCAGCTCAGCTTGCACTGAACAGCGACCCTTCAAACGCGAAAGTTTCTCTCGATGATGTGGTAAAAACAATGTGGCACACGGCACTCGACATGAATCACAAATTCAAAGAGACAGCTGAAGGCGGATTGGCTACTGCTGTGCCGATTAGTTTGAGTGAATGTTGA
- a CDS encoding T9SS type A sorting domain-containing protein — protein MARHFISALIALFYYSTVYSQCFCPQPAFNETYDSLSNWSVLDNTAGQIILSGTQLFFDGPAGADYNRIFRQVPGLPAISTHFTARCKFKPIDGNSPGHLIMAFTQNSDDPSVYNLPGYPPTHNNVFGASFLSPLTPHSHTCCLNPTDPSNPWGFHLYVKNDSVLNQTLHNQYIPVGSMNQFYYIELQRWSASEVSLSVFSDSLFTQHIPGSPICGRLDESFGNLSYLQQGVITIASWYRHIRALIDDVQICGGAHCNPCSTTGENPVSEIKQNILTTSSNGELTIYSSDGKEIKLNSLEIINLAGKIVLEKNNISGDRIIIKIDFLSDGVYILNGYSTDKNIQLKFIVDDNHR, from the coding sequence ATGGCACGCCATTTTATTTCTGCCTTAATTGCGCTGTTCTATTATTCCACTGTTTACTCACAGTGTTTTTGTCCGCAGCCCGCATTCAACGAAACCTATGATTCGTTGAGCAATTGGTCAGTGCTTGACAATACAGCAGGACAAATCATACTTTCCGGAACACAACTTTTTTTTGATGGACCGGCAGGAGCTGACTACAATCGCATCTTCAGACAAGTACCAGGACTACCTGCTATCTCAACACATTTTACAGCAAGATGTAAATTCAAACCCATCGACGGTAACTCTCCGGGGCATTTAATAATGGCCTTTACACAAAATAGTGATGATCCTTCGGTTTACAATCTGCCAGGCTATCCTCCTACTCACAACAATGTATTTGGAGCATCATTCTTATCTCCATTGACTCCACATTCTCACACTTGCTGTTTAAATCCCACCGATCCGTCAAATCCATGGGGTTTTCATTTGTATGTAAAAAATGATTCCGTTTTAAATCAAACTTTACACAATCAGTACATTCCGGTGGGCAGCATGAATCAATTTTATTACATCGAATTGCAACGCTGGAGTGCATCTGAGGTATCACTAAGTGTATTCAGCGATTCACTTTTTACACAACATATTCCCGGTTCTCCAATCTGCGGCAGGCTGGATGAATCCTTTGGCAATCTTTCCTATCTGCAGCAAGGTGTGATTACAATAGCATCCTGGTACCGACATATCCGTGCACTCATTGATGATGTACAAATATGCGGCGGCGCTCATTGCAATCCATGTTCGACTACAGGAGAAAATCCGGTGTCTGAAATAAAACAAAATATATTAACAACTTCTTCAAATGGAGAATTAACAATTTATAGTTCTGATGGTAAAGAAATAAAATTGAACTCACTAGAGATTATAAATCTGGCAGGAAAAATTGTTTTAGAAAAAAATAATATTTCAGGTGATCGAATCATTATCAAGATTGATTTTCTATCTGATGGAGTTTATATTTTAAATGGTTATTCCACTGATAAAAACATACAGCTTAAATTTATAGTGGATGATAATCACCGGTAA